GCTCGGGCGGACGGGTGGCGCGTCGGCTCAGCCGGCGTGCTCGGTCCGCATCGCCTCGGCGTAGCGGCGACCGGCGTAGGCACCGCAGGTCGGGCACGCCTGGTGCGGGCGCATGTCCGACTTGCACTGCGGGCAGGTGCTGAGCGTCGTGGCAGTGGTCTTCCACTGCGACCGACGCGCACGGGTGTTGCTGCGCGACATCTTGCGCTTCGGAACAGCCACGGCTAGCTCTCTCTCTTCTCGTCAAGCGTGCTCTGCAGGCCGCCGAGGGCCGCCCACCGAGGGTCAATGGTGTCATGCGAGTGTCCCGGCTCGTCCGCCAGGCGCGCTCCGCACTCGGAGCACAGACCCGGGCAGTCGTCCCGGCACAACGGCTGGAACGGTAGCGCAGTCACCAGCGCGTCCCGCAGCGCGGGCTCGACGTCGGCCAGGTCGCCGTCCAGCTCGCGCACGTCCTCCTCGTCGTCGCCGTTCTCCGCCGCCACCTCGGCGCGACCGGGATACACGTACAGCTCCTGCACCGGGACGTCGACGTGGTCGACGACCTCGTCCAGGCAGCGGACGCACTCCCCGACCACCCGGGCACCAACGGTTCCGGAGACCAGGACCCCCTCCATGACCGCCTCGAGCCGCAGATCCAGCTCGAGGTCGTCGCCGGTGGGGACGCCGATCACGTCGGTACCGAGGTCCTCGGGCGCGGGAACCGTGCGCTGCACCCGCCGCATCGATCCCGGACGTCGCCCGAGCTCGTGGGTGTCGAGCACGAGCGGCGAGCGGGGATCGAGGTGAGTCGGGCGCTCCACGGTCCACGTTCCTGTCGTGAGGGGTCTCGGTGCCTGCGGTGACCGGCAGGACCAACGGTCGATCCTACGGCACGGCGGGGGCGTGCGCCCAATCCGGCCGCTGCCGGCGCCCGGGCGCGCTACGCCGGGTCGTCCTCGAGCCGTCCCGCGAGCTTCGCCCGCCCGGCCTGGACCTGGCTCAGCACCTTGCCCAGGTCGATCTCGAACTCCGCCAGCCGGCGGTCGCAGTAGTCGTCGGCGTCACGGCGCAGGGCGCGGGCGGTCTCCTCCGCCTCGCGCACGATCTCGGCGGCGCGCTCGCCGGCCTGCGCCACGACCGCCTCCTGCTCGACGAGCTCCGCGGCACGGCGCCGCGCGGCCGCCTCGATGCGCTCCGCGTCGGCGCGCGCGGCCGCCCGCTCGGCGTCCGCGGCGGACAGCACCTCGTCCGCCCGGCCGAGCTGGGTCGGCAGGGCCTCGCGGGCCTGCGCGACGAGGTCCAGCAGCTCCGCGCGGCTGACGAGGACGGACGACGACATCGGCATCGCGCGCGCGGCCTGGAGCGCCTCCTCGAGCGCGTCGAGGACGGCGGTGAGGCCGTGGCGGGCGGCGGCGGTCGGCTCGGTCATGCGGGGCTCCCCTCGGGTCCGGGCGCAGGGGCCAGCGCGGCACGCACGGCGGCCGCGACGGCGGGCGTCACCAGGTCGTCCACCGGTCCGCCGTGCCGGGCGACGTCCTTGACGAGCGACGACGCGACGTGGGACAGCGCCGGGTCGCCGACGACGAACGCGGTCTCGACCCCCGACAGGTGCCGGTTCATCAGCGCCATCGGCAGCTCCGCGTCGAAGTCCGCGCCGCCCCGCAGGCCCTTGACCACGACCGTGGCGCCGAGGGCGCGCAGCTCGTCGGCGAGCAGGCCGTCCGACGACGCCACGCGGACACCCGGCAGGTCCGCCACGGCGTCCTCGATCAGCGCGACCCGGGTGCCGACGTCCAGCAGCGGGCGCTTCGCGGCGTTGTGGGCGACGAGCACGACGACCTCGTCGGCGAGCCGCGCCGCGCGGCGCACCACGTCGAGGTGGCCGAGCGTGAACGGGTCGAACGAGCCAGGGCAGACCGCGAGCGTCACGCCAGCGAATCTACCTCCGGGCCGGCTCGTCGTCCGGGACGGGGCTGCGCGCGCCGAGGTGCACGGCCGTCTCGCCGTAGGTCCGGGTGTCGAAGCCGTGCATCCCCGCGGGCCACGGGGGCGCCGCGCTCCGGGCGGACCGCTCGACCACCACCACGGACTCGACCGTCAGGGCCGGCACCAGCGCGGCGAGGACCTCGGCCAGCGTCGCGTCGGGCACGTCGTACGGCGGGTCGAGCAGCACCAGGTCCCACGGCTCGGCCGGCGGGCGGGCGGTGTACGCCTCGACACGGTCGCGGACCACGGCGACGCGGTCCGCGAGGCCCAGCGCGGCGGCGTTGCGGCGGCAGACGTCCGCCGCGGCGCGGCCCCACTCGACCAGCACCACGCGCGCGGCCCCGCGGCTCGCCGCCTCCAGGCCGAGCGCCCCGGAGCCCGCGTAGCCGTCGAGCACCCGGGCGCCCTCGACCGCGTCGAGGTGCTCGAGCCGCGAGAACAGCGCCTCGCGGACGCGCTCGCTCGTGGGGCGCGTGCCCCGGGGCGGCACGGCCAGCGTCCGCCCGCCGACCGAGCCCGCCACGATCCGCGTCACCGCCCACCGCCCTTCTCCGGCTCCGTCGCCTCCGCCAGCCGGTCCATCATCGTCTTCGTGCTGGTGCTGGACCCGAACGCCAGCGCGATCGCCGAGGCCACCGCCTGCACCACCACGAGCGTCGGCACGACGGTGCCGAGCGCCACGCAGATGACGACCGGGACCATGCCGAGCACGGCGACGTCCGGGCCCCGCGACAGCACGCCGGCCACGCCGCCGGGCAGCGCACCCATCGGGGTCGAGACCAGCGGCCCCTGCCAGTTCGGCGCCGGGCGGTACGCGCCGCGCACGGCCGCGCCCGCCCACACGGGTGCCGAGACGACGCCGAGCAGCAGCCAGGCCACGAGGTCGCCCTCCCAGCGGCCGATCGCGGCGAACGCGACCCCCGACCACAGCAGCATCGCGACACCGGGCACGACGAGCCGCGCCCGCCGGACCCGCGCGGCGGACAGCGGCAGCAGCCGGTCCACCACGGGCGCCATCTCCGCGCGGCGCGCGCCCTCGGCGGTCGCGAGCATGCCGACGTAGCCGCTGACCAGCACCGCGACCACGACGCCCAGCACCCCGGCGAGCTGCGGCGTGACGACGACGACCACGGGCACGAGCGCGGACACCACGAGCTGCACGAGGTGCCGCGGGGAGCGCAGCAGCACCGTGGTGTCGGCGACCACGACCGCGGACACCGGTCCGCGCACCAGCCGCATGCGCCGCACGGAGCGCCGGCGGGGCCGGGCCGCCGAGTCGGACAGCGCGCGGCCGAGCTCGCGCGAGTCGAGCGACACCACGGCGCCGGCCGCCTGGGTCGCGACGGAGCCGCTCTCCCGCAGGTGCCGGCCGCGGATCCGGCCGAGCCGGGTGTCCAGCCACCAGGCCAGGCCGCCGACGGCCAGGAGGAGGACGCCGAGGACCGCCGCCGGGACGTCCGGCAGCGCCGTCACCCGCCAGCCCGCGAGCGCGGCGACCAGCGCCAGCACCGGGGCGGCGGCGACGACGAGGTCCCCCACGACCGCCGTGGTCCTGCGCGGCACCCCGCGGGACTGCGCGAGGCCCGCGAGCAGCACCAGCGCCGCGCAGGACAGCCCGGCGGCCGCGCCGATGCGCAGCACGTGCCCGACGCCGTGGTCCGCGAGCAGGCCGCCGTCGAGCAGGGCCACCACGACCGCGCCCACCACGCCGGCGGCGACCGGGAGGCGCCGGGCCGTCGGCCGCAGCAGCCCGCGGCGGTCCACCGGGGACCCGAGCCACCACGTGGCCTCGGCGCCGCCCGCACCGACCGGCCCGAGCCGCGCGCCGAGGGAGAGCACGGCCCCGCCCACCAGCACCGCCACGACGGCGACCACGGTGGGCAGGCTGATGCCGGTGGACAGCGCCTGGTCGGGGACGTGGGGCAGCGCGGTGCGGAGCTGGCCGGCGACCCCGAGCGCGACACCGAGGCCGATCGCCGTCGTGACCGCGGCGTAGTACACGTCGCCCAGCACCTCGCCGAGGCCAGCCCCCGACCGGCGGCGCGCGACCTGCGCGGTGTACCGGCGGATGGACCGCGCGGCGGGGACCGGGGTCACCCCCTCGCTCGGCGACACCGCCGGCGCGGGCGCGTCCTCCCAGGTGGCGTCGCCCGTCGCACCGTCCCGCGTGGCGAACTCGTCGACCGACTCCGCGCCGGGCCGCTGCGCGGTCACAGCACGCCCGGGCGCAGCGCCTCGACGGCGTCCGCGACGCCGAGCAGCCGGGAGCTCTCGTCGCCCACGAGCACCGCGCGGTCCGCGACGGCGCGCAGCAGCTCCGGGTCGTGCGTCGCGAGCAGCACCGAGCCGCCCGCGCGCTTCTCGGCGACCAGGCGCTCCGCCAGGTGGTCGCGCATCGCGACGTCCAGGCGCTGCTCGGGCTCGTCCAGCACGAGCAGCGACCGCGGACGCACGAGCCCGGCGGCCAGCAGCAGGCGCCGCCGCTGGCCCGACGACAGGGCGACCGGCAGCGCCGCCGCGTGCTCGGTCAGCCCGAACTCGTCCAGCAGCCCGTCCACCACGGCGTCCGCGCCCTGGACGCCGTGCGCCCGGGCCGTGAGGTACAGGTGCTCGGCGACGGTCAGCGCCGGGAAGTACGCGTCGTCGTCCAGCACGCTCGCCACCCGCGTCCGGAAGCCGACCTCGCGCTCGTCGACCGGTCGTCCCAGCACCTCCACCCGGCCGCCGACGGGCTCGAGCAGACCGAGCACGGCGCGCAGGACGGTCGACTTGCCGGAGCCGTTCGCGCCGACGAGGGCGAGCGCGCGGCCCGGTGGGAGGGTGAAGGACACGGGGGCGCACACGGGCTCCCCGCCGTAGCCGACGAGCAGGTCGACGGCACGGATCACGGGCTGCTTCGACACGGCAGCAGCGTACGCACCGCCGCGGGGCGTCCCGGCGGGACCGTCGGCCCGCGTCCGGTCCGGTCACGTGCGGTCGAGGAACTCCTCGCGCTCGCCCGCCAGCACGCCCTGGATCGCGGCCGCGAGCGCCGGGTGGCCCGCGAGGTCCGGGTCGCCCTCCACCAGGGCGCGCGCGGCGACCCGGGCGCGCTCGATCACGTCCGCGTGCCGCGTGACCTGCAGCAGCCGCAGCGAGGACCCCCGGCCGGACTGGGCGGCCCCCAGCACGTCGCCCTCGCGCCGCAGCTCCAGGTCGACGTCCGCGAGCTCGAAGCCGTCCCGCGTGGCCGCGAGCCGACCGAGCCGGACGGCGGCGGGCGTGCCCTCGGCGACGTCCGCCACCAGCAGGCACACCCCGGGCCGGCTCCCCCGGCCGATGCGCCCGCGGAGCTGGTGGAGCTGGGAGATCCCGAACCGGTCGGCGTCGAGCACCACCATGACGGTCGCGTCGGGCACGTCCACGCCGACCTCGATCACCGTGGTCGAGACGAGCACCGGCACCGCGCCCGAGGCGAAGTCGGCGAGCGCCCGGTCCTTGTCCTCCGGGCCCATCCGGCCGTGCAGCTCGCCGACCCGGACGCCCCGCAGGGCCGGCGTCCCGCGCAGCTCGGCCGCGACCTCGGTGACGGCGCGCAGCGGCCGCGGCGCGGGGGCGTCGTCCCCGGGCCCGTCCGGCAGGTCCGTCACGAGGTCCGCGCCGTCGACGTCCTCACGCTTCGCGTCCCCGTCGATGCGCGCGCACACCACGTACGCCCGCCCGCCACGCTCGACCTCCTCGCGCACCCGCTGCCAGGCGCGGTCCAGCCAGGCCGGCCGCGCGGCCGGGACCAGGTGCGTGACGACCTCCGCGCGACCCGCCGGCACCTCGCGCAGCGTCGACGTCTCGAGGTCCCCGAACACCGTCATCGCGACCGTGCGCGGGATGGGCGTCGCGGTCATCACCAGCAGGTGCGGCACCCCGCCGGCCTTGGCGCGCAGGACGTCGCGCTGCTCGACGCCGAACCGGTGCTGCTCGTCCACGACGACCAGGCCGAGGTCCGCGAACTGCACGTGCTCGGACAGCAGCGCGTGGGTGCCGACCACGATCCCCGCCGCGCCGCCCGCGATGTCCGCGAGCGCGCGCCGGCGGGCCGCCGAGCCCTGCGAGCCGGTCAGCAGCGCCACCCGGGTCGCCCCGTCCGCGCCGCCGAGCATGCCGCCCTCCGCGAGGTCGCCGAGCAGGGCCTGGAGCGTCCGGGCGTGCTGGGCGGCCAGCACCTCGGTCGGCGCCAGCAGCGCCGCCTGACCGCCGGCGTCGATCACCTGGAGCATCGCCCGGGCGGCGACCACGGTCTTGCCGGAGCCCACCTCGCCCTGCAGCAGGCGCTGCATCGGGCTGTCCGCGGCGAGCTGCCGGGCGATCTCCTCCCCGGTCGCGCGCTGCCCCGCGGTGAGCGCGAACGGCAGCCGCGCGTCGAACGCGTCCAGCAGGCCCCCGGCCCGCCGCGGACGGGCGACGGCGCCCTGGGCGGCGAACCGCGCCTTGCGCCGCGCGAGCTCCGCCTGCAGGACGAACGCCTCCTCGAACCGCAGCCGCCCGAGCGCCCGGTCGAGCTCGGCCTGGTCGTGCGGCCGGTGCACGCCGAGCAGCGCCTCCCGCAGCCCGGGCATCGCGCCGCGCACGTCGTCCGGCAGCGGGTCGGGCAGGTCCCGGTCCGTCATGGAGGTGAGCACGACCTTGACCGCCTCGACGACGGTCTGGTTCTTCAGCCCGGACGTCAGCCCGTAGACCGGCCGGGGCCGCTCGCTCTCCGCCAGCCGGGTGGCCTCGTCCGCGACGTCGTCGGTCTCCCGCAGCTCGTACTCGGGGTGCAGGAGCTGCATCTGCCCGCGGTAGTCCTTGACCGTCCCCGAGAACAGCCCGACCGCTCCCGGCCGCAGCTCCTGCTCGAACCGGCGCAGCGCGCCCTGGTGCTTGGCGAACCAGGTGAGGTGCAGCCGGTCGCGCCCGTTGCGCACCACCGCCTCGAGGATGACGCCGCCGCGGGAGCGCATCGTGCGCATCGTGGCCTGCTCGACCTCGGCGTCCACCGTGACGTGCTCGCCGACGCGCAGCTCGCCGATCGAGGTCGGGTGGCCCCAGCGGTGGTAGCGCCGCGGGTAGTAGCGCAGCAGGTCGCCGACGGTGAGCACGTCGAGCTTCGCCAGCTTCTTCGCGACACCCGGCACCACCCTGCCGAGGTCCTGCTCCAGGTAGGGCAGCGGCCGCACGACCGCGTCGTCCGGGGCCGTCACGCGCGGGCCCCCGTCGTCCGGGCCTCCGCAGGCTCCCCGCGCGTCGCGGCCCGCACCGCGCGGTCGTCCACCACGCCCGCGACGACCGCCCACGAGGGGTCCAGGTCGCCCGGCGCGAGCAGTCCCCCCGGCAGGACCGTCACCGGGCCCCCGCCGGCCGCGGCGTCGCCCGCCGCCCGGCGCACGGCGTCGCGCGCGGCCGCGGGGGCGGTCCCGGCGGGCAGCAGCGCCACCACCGCGCCGGCGTCCGCGAGGGACGCGGACGCGGCCGCCGACGCCGTGCACGCGACGACGGGCCGGACCCCGCCGAGCAGCGCGCGCACCGTGGCGGTCCAGGCCGCGCCCGACGCGTCGAGCACGGCGGCCGCCCCGACGGGCGCGGGCGTGTGCACGTGGGCCGTGACCAGCCCGTCGCCCGGGACCACCGCCACGGCGTCGCCCGCGGACCCGAGCGCCCCGGCCAGCGCGCCGGCCACGGCCACCGCGTCGGCGGTGCCGAGCAGCGCGACCACCTCGTAGGCGGCCGGGCCGGCGGGGACGCCGCCGCCCGGCCGGGCGCGCTCCGGGCCGTCGACCTCCGGCGCCGGCCCGGCCGGGCGCGCGTGCTCGGTCAGCCAGCCGACGTCGACCGCCCCGGCGCGGCCGGCCAGCGCCGCCGCCAGGACGTCGAGCAGCACCAGCAGCGCGCACGCGCCGGCGTCGACGACCCGCGCGGAGCGCAGCACCGGGTGCGTGGCGCTCACCCGTGCCAGCCCGTCCCGTCCCGTCGCCACGCCGGCGGCGAGCGCCGAGGCGTCGTCCGCCCCGGCGTCCGCGGCCTCACGGGCGGCGTCCGCGACGCCCGCCGCGACGGTCAGCACCGTCCCGTCCTCGGGCACCGGCACCGCCTCCCGGGCGGCCTGCGCCGCCACGCGGAGCGCCTCGGGCAGCGTGCCGGACGCCGCGCCGGCCAGGCCGCCCAGGTAGCGGCTGAGGATCACCCCGGAGTTGCCGCGGGCGGACAGCAGCGCGCCCCGGGCGAGCGCCCGCAGCACCTGCGGCCCGTCGCCGGCCCCGGCGGGGACGGCCGCCACCTCCTCGGCGGCGCCGCGCACCGTGAGCAGCACGTTGGTGCCGGTGTCGCCGTCGGGGACCGGGAAGACGTTCACCGAGTCGATCCGCTGCTGCGCCGCCTCGAGGGCGGGTACCGCGCGGTCGAGCCAGTCGCGCAGCACGGCGCCGTCGTCCAGCCGTCCGGTCCCGGGTCGCCCAGCCACGTCCGCGCGCAGTCCTTCCGTCGTCCGTGCGGACCCGCTGACCCGCACCCCCTTACTCTGCCCCACCGCGGTGACAGCCCACGCGTCGTCCCCGGGCACCCCGGGCCCGTGCACCCGCCGGGAACACCGGACCGGGGACGCGCGGCACGCGCCGGGGCCCGGTGTGACGGACGTCGTTTTGAGGCGCACGGCGCTCGTGGGCTAGTCTTGTCCGGTTGCCTGGCCTCTGCCGGGCACGGGTGCGCCCCCCGGCCGGTCCTCGGACCGCTGGTGCGGGCCCGCCGACCCACCAGGACTTGCCGCCCGGGGCACCCCCCGAGCGGCGTGCAATGACCGGATCAGGAGAAGACCGTGGCTGCCAACTGCGACGTCTGCGCCAAGGGCCCGAGCTTCGGGCACAGCATCTCGCACTCGCACGTGCGCACGAAGCGTCGCTGGAACCCGAACATCCAGCGTGTGCGCGTCGTCGTGGCGGGCACCCCGAAGCGGATGAACGTCTGCACCTCGTGCCTCAAGGCCGGCAAGGTGCAGCGCGCCGTCTGAGCGCACCAGGCTCGACGAGGGCCCGCGCGGAGCGATCCGCGCGGGCCCTCGTGCTGCCCGGGGACGTCACGACGGACGGCCCCCGGCGCGCCGGACCGTGTGGCACGCTGGTCGCATGAGCGAGCAGCGTCGCGAGCACTCGGTCCGTCCCGCGGAGCCCGCCGACGCCGCGGGCATCGCGCGGGTGCACGTCGAGACGTGGCGCCACGCGTACGCGGGCATGGTGCCGGGCTCCTACCTGGCGTCGCTCGACGTCGACAGCCGCACCGAGGCCTGGCAGCGGTACCTCGCGCCCGGGAGCCGCGTCCGCGCGTGGGTCGCGACGGTGGACGACGAGGTGGTCGGCTTCATCTCGCTGGGCCCGTCGCAGGACGAGGACGCCGAGCGGGGCACGCTGCAGGTCTACGCGATCTACCTCGAACCGGGCCTGTGGGGCTCGGGCGCCGCCCGCGAGCTGCTGCGGACCGCGCTCGCCGACGTGCCCCCGCGCACGGCCGTGACGCTGTGGGTGTTCGCGGAGAACGAGCGCGCCCGGCACTTCTACCGGCGGCACGGGTTCCAGCCGGACGGCACCGAGCGCACCGAGGAGCTGGGCGGGACGGACCTGCTGGAGGTCCGGTACCGCCGGCGCTGACCCTCGCCCGGCGCCGACCCCCTCGGCCGGCGCGGACCTCCCCGGGTCCGGCCCGCCGGCCCGTCAGCGGTGGAAGTGCTCCCAGCCGGGCACGGCGTGCGGCGGCCGGCCGGCGACGAGGACGGTGCCGGCGGGAGCACCCGCGTCGGGCTCCCGGACACGGCCGACCACCCGGAAGCCCGCCGGCACCGCGCCGGGCGGGAACGACGCGAGCAGCCCGTGGTCCTCCCCGCCGCCGAGCGCCCACGCGACAGGGTCGGCCCCGAGCGCCGCGGCCGCGCCCCGGAGCGCCGCCAGGTCGTCCGCCAGCGCGCTCCGCGGGTCGTCGAGGTCGAGCACGACCCGGCTCGCCGCGGCGATCCGGGCGGCGTCGCGCAGCAGCCCGTCGGAGACGTCGAGCATCGCGGTGGCACCCGCGCGCGCGGCCTCGGGGCCGGCGGCGAGCGGCGGCTGCGGGCGTCGGTAGACCCGCACCGCGTCGGGCCCCGCCTCCGGGCGCCCGGCGTCCAGCAGCGCGAGCCCCGCGGCGGACCTGCCGACCGTGCCCGCGAGCGCGAGCACGTCGCCGGGCCGCGCACCCGAGCGCAGCACCGGCTCACGGCCACCCAGGTCCCCGTGCACGGTGACCGCGACGACCACGGCGCCGCCGCCCGACAGGTCGCCGCCGACGACGCCCGCGCCGACCGTGCGGCAGGCCTCGCCGAGCCCGCGCGCGAGCCCCTCGACCCACGCCACCGGCAGGTCCCCCGGTGCGACGAGGGACACGACGAGCGCCGTGGGACGCGCGCCCATCGCGGCGACGTCGGCCAGGTTCTGCATCGCCGCCCGCCAGCCGACGTCCTCGCCGCTCGACCACCCGAGCCGGAAGTGCCGGTCCTCCACCAGGACGTCC
This is a stretch of genomic DNA from Cellulomonas sp. ES6. It encodes these proteins:
- a CDS encoding DAK2 domain-containing protein; this translates as MAGRPGTGRLDDGAVLRDWLDRAVPALEAAQQRIDSVNVFPVPDGDTGTNVLLTVRGAAEEVAAVPAGAGDGPQVLRALARGALLSARGNSGVILSRYLGGLAGAASGTLPEALRVAAQAAREAVPVPEDGTVLTVAAGVADAAREAADAGADDASALAAGVATGRDGLARVSATHPVLRSARVVDAGACALLVLLDVLAAALAGRAGAVDVGWLTEHARPAGPAPEVDGPERARPGGGVPAGPAAYEVVALLGTADAVAVAGALAGALGSAGDAVAVVPGDGLVTAHVHTPAPVGAAAVLDASGAAWTATVRALLGGVRPVVACTASAAASASLADAGAVVALLPAGTAPAAARDAVRRAAGDAAAGGGPVTVLPGGLLAPGDLDPSWAVVAGVVDDRAVRAATRGEPAEARTTGARA
- the rpmF gene encoding 50S ribosomal protein L32, with product MAVPKRKMSRSNTRARRSQWKTTATTLSTCPQCKSDMRPHQACPTCGAYAGRRYAEAMRTEHAG
- a CDS encoding ATP-dependent DNA helicase RecG, which codes for MVPGVAKKLAKLDVLTVGDLLRYYPRRYHRWGHPTSIGELRVGEHVTVDAEVEQATMRTMRSRGGVILEAVVRNGRDRLHLTWFAKHQGALRRFEQELRPGAVGLFSGTVKDYRGQMQLLHPEYELRETDDVADEATRLAESERPRPVYGLTSGLKNQTVVEAVKVVLTSMTDRDLPDPLPDDVRGAMPGLREALLGVHRPHDQAELDRALGRLRFEEAFVLQAELARRKARFAAQGAVARPRRAGGLLDAFDARLPFALTAGQRATGEEIARQLAADSPMQRLLQGEVGSGKTVVAARAMLQVIDAGGQAALLAPTEVLAAQHARTLQALLGDLAEGGMLGGADGATRVALLTGSQGSAARRRALADIAGGAAGIVVGTHALLSEHVQFADLGLVVVDEQHRFGVEQRDVLRAKAGGVPHLLVMTATPIPRTVAMTVFGDLETSTLREVPAGRAEVVTHLVPAARPAWLDRAWQRVREEVERGGRAYVVCARIDGDAKREDVDGADLVTDLPDGPGDDAPAPRPLRAVTEVAAELRGTPALRGVRVGELHGRMGPEDKDRALADFASGAVPVLVSTTVIEVGVDVPDATVMVVLDADRFGISQLHQLRGRIGRGSRPGVCLLVADVAEGTPAAVRLGRLAATRDGFELADVDLELRREGDVLGAAQSGRGSSLRLLQVTRHADVIERARVAARALVEGDPDLAGHPALAAAIQGVLAGEREEFLDRT
- the rpmB gene encoding 50S ribosomal protein L28, with amino-acid sequence MAANCDVCAKGPSFGHSISHSHVRTKRRWNPNIQRVRVVVAGTPKRMNVCTSCLKAGKVQRAV
- a CDS encoding thiamine-phosphate kinase, which codes for MTDAAAPDAAVTPGDGGRAPVVADVSEDDLLARIFPHLPAGDRTLLGPGDDAAVLGAPDGRFVVSTDVLVEDRHFRLGWSSGEDVGWRAAMQNLADVAAMGARPTALVVSLVAPGDLPVAWVEGLARGLGEACRTVGAGVVGGDLSGGGAVVVAVTVHGDLGGREPVLRSGARPGDVLALAGTVGRSAAGLALLDAGRPEAGPDAVRVYRRPQPPLAAGPEAARAGATAMLDVSDGLLRDAARIAAASRVVLDLDDPRSALADDLAALRGAAAALGADPVAWALGGGEDHGLLASFPPGAVPAGFRVVGRVREPDAGAPAGTVLVAGRPPHAVPGWEHFHR
- a CDS encoding YceD family protein gives rise to the protein MERPTHLDPRSPLVLDTHELGRRPGSMRRVQRTVPAPEDLGTDVIGVPTGDDLELDLRLEAVMEGVLVSGTVGARVVGECVRCLDEVVDHVDVPVQELYVYPGRAEVAAENGDDEEDVRELDGDLADVEPALRDALVTALPFQPLCRDDCPGLCSECGARLADEPGHSHDTIDPRWAALGGLQSTLDEKRES
- a CDS encoding GNAT family N-acetyltransferase, translating into MSEQRREHSVRPAEPADAAGIARVHVETWRHAYAGMVPGSYLASLDVDSRTEAWQRYLAPGSRVRAWVATVDDEVVGFISLGPSQDEDAERGTLQVYAIYLEPGLWGSGAARELLRTALADVPPRTAVTLWVFAENERARHFYRRHGFQPDGTERTEELGGTDLLEVRYRRR
- the rsmD gene encoding 16S rRNA (guanine(966)-N(2))-methyltransferase RsmD, which codes for MTRIVAGSVGGRTLAVPPRGTRPTSERVREALFSRLEHLDAVEGARVLDGYAGSGALGLEAASRGAARVVLVEWGRAAADVCRRNAAALGLADRVAVVRDRVEAYTARPPAEPWDLVLLDPPYDVPDATLAEVLAALVPALTVESVVVVERSARSAAPPWPAGMHGFDTRTYGETAVHLGARSPVPDDEPARR
- a CDS encoding ABC transporter ATP-binding protein — protein: MSKQPVIRAVDLLVGYGGEPVCAPVSFTLPPGRALALVGANGSGKSTVLRAVLGLLEPVGGRVEVLGRPVDEREVGFRTRVASVLDDDAYFPALTVAEHLYLTARAHGVQGADAVVDGLLDEFGLTEHAAALPVALSSGQRRRLLLAAGLVRPRSLLVLDEPEQRLDVAMRDHLAERLVAEKRAGGSVLLATHDPELLRAVADRAVLVGDESSRLLGVADAVEALRPGVL
- the coaD gene encoding pantetheine-phosphate adenylyltransferase, whose product is MTLAVCPGSFDPFTLGHLDVVRRAARLADEVVVLVAHNAAKRPLLDVGTRVALIEDAVADLPGVRVASSDGLLADELRALGATVVVKGLRGGADFDAELPMALMNRHLSGVETAFVVGDPALSHVASSLVKDVARHGGPVDDLVTPAVAAAVRAALAPAPGPEGSPA
- a CDS encoding DUF6297 family protein; its protein translation is MTAQRPGAESVDEFATRDGATGDATWEDAPAPAVSPSEGVTPVPAARSIRRYTAQVARRRSGAGLGEVLGDVYYAAVTTAIGLGVALGVAGQLRTALPHVPDQALSTGISLPTVVAVVAVLVGGAVLSLGARLGPVGAGGAEATWWLGSPVDRRGLLRPTARRLPVAAGVVGAVVVALLDGGLLADHGVGHVLRIGAAAGLSCAALVLLAGLAQSRGVPRRTTAVVGDLVVAAAPVLALVAALAGWRVTALPDVPAAVLGVLLLAVGGLAWWLDTRLGRIRGRHLRESGSVATQAAGAVVSLDSRELGRALSDSAARPRRRSVRRMRLVRGPVSAVVVADTTVLLRSPRHLVQLVVSALVPVVVVVTPQLAGVLGVVVAVLVSGYVGMLATAEGARRAEMAPVVDRLLPLSAARVRRARLVVPGVAMLLWSGVAFAAIGRWEGDLVAWLLLGVVSAPVWAGAAVRGAYRPAPNWQGPLVSTPMGALPGGVAGVLSRGPDVAVLGMVPVVICVALGTVVPTLVVVQAVASAIALAFGSSTSTKTMMDRLAEATEPEKGGGR